The window CTTTCAATCGGATTTATATAATTTAGCTTTAGATAAAGATGTGGCTAAAAAAAGGAATTTAATCTATTTAATATTAATAATTATTTGTGTTATAGCTACGATTTTTGTTACAACTACAGCCAGCTATAAAACATACGTTGTTAGGGTTAATGAGGCTACTGGAGAAGTTCAAACAGGTGGCGAGTTAAAAGTAACCAATTATACACCACAAGAATCGGAAATAAGGCATTTTTTGGCAGAATTTATTTTAGATACTAGAACTATTCCACTTGACCCTATTCAATATAAAAACGGGTTAGAAAAGTCAAAATATTTCATGACTTCTGAAGCATCGCAAAAATTTAATGCTTTACTAATAAAAGATGACCCAGTTAAGAAATTAGGACGTTCAACTATACAGCCAGAAATTCGCTCAGTACAGCTTCAACCAGGTTCTAAGAGTACTTATCAGGTGCGTTGGAGCGAAGAAGAATATTCTTTAGCTGGTGGAGCTACAGGTAAAAAGACATATTATGTAGGACTTTTTAATGTTGGTGTAGATAATAGAGGACAAAAAGAAGCGGATTTTTTAATTAATCCTTTGGGAATAAAGATTAAGGATATGAATATAAGCCGTGAAGAAGGGCAGGGATAATACATGAATACGAAAAACAAGATATTAGCGATGACACTTGCCTTGAATTTTTGTATATTTCCGGCTTCAGCACAGCAAGCTGTTTATAACGTCAACGACGGTAAGCAAATAGCGACCGAGCTTCAGTACGATTACTACGCAAATAGTCTATACTGTATAAACGTTAAAGTTGGTCATGTAACGGATATTATTCTGCATGAAGGGGAAAATTTTATTGGTGCTATAGGTGGAGATACTAAACAATGGATGATTGATAAAGCTAGAGTAGGTAATGTTACACATATTTATATAAAGCCATTAGTAAATAGTGCTAGAACAGACATAATAATAAATACAGATAAACGTTCATATCACTTTTTGATTACGGCTACAGATTATTATAATCCTATAGTCAGTTTTAATTTTCCAGAAGAAATAGTTGCACAAAAGAAAACAGAAATAAAAAAACTTAATAAACCAACAAAAGAAGAAAAAGAATTTATGACAATTTTCACTGAAAGTAAAAACGGCGAAGTTGTTTTAAAAGATATGAATTATAAATATAAAATTAAAGCAAATAATAAAAGATTAGCTGAAGATATATGTCCTAAGAAAGTTTTTGATGATGGAGTGCGTACTTATATTGAGATGCCAAAGAATAGATATGACCTGCCAGTTCTTTATAATGTGGACGATATGGACGATGAAAAATTGACACTTGTAAATTATAGAATTAAAGGCAAATACTATATTGCAGATAGAGTATTTAATCACGCAAGACTTCAATATACATCAAAGTTATATGTGGATATATACCCAGTAGAAGAAGGTGATAAGAAATGAGTTTTAAAGAGAAAATAGAGAACCTTTTTCATAGAAATAAAAAGAAATCTGATGATGAGCTTATAAATGAGGAACTTTCTGAAGGTGATATGGGGGAAATAAATTTTGAAGATGTTTCGACTGAAGATGAGGTTAAAACATTACAAAAAAAGAAAATAATGATTGTTGGTGGTGTTATTGCTGTTGTTGCTATAGCGGCAGTTGTAAGTAATGCAATGACAAATAAAAAAGTACAACAACAAAATAGACCTCTTAGTTCTGCTGGTATAGCAGTTAGTCCTGCACAAGCATTGCCAGATAAATATTCAGATATAGCAAAATATAATAAGGATAGTGAAGAAGAAAAAAAATTAAGAAAAGATGAAATAAGAGGAAAATCTGATACTAAAACTGCAACTAATGGTGTGGTTACAAAACAACAGGTAAATTCTAGTGGTAATAGTGGAACAGGGGCAACAACAAAAAATGATGCGAAGGTTGTTTATGTTAAACCTAGTAATAATTCTGTAAGTAACATTAACTCTTTTGATAAAGAACAACAAAAAGTTGAAGCTGAAGCTGAAGCAAAAAGAGAAGCCATGATTAGTAGTTCATTAGCATTTGCAATAGCAAGTGATATAGCAAATGGAAAACCTATTAAGGAAGTAGTAAGCGATAACATAAATGCTTCTACTGTTTCTACTGAATATGATAATTATAATGATGATAATTTTGTAAATTATGGTATAAGTTATACATTAAATGCAGGAACTGTTATTCCAGCAACGCTTTTAACTGGAATAACATCTGATGTTCCATGTGGTGATGTTGTAGCACAAATAAGACAAGATGTTTATGATAGTTTAACTGGTACACATCTTTTAATACCGCAAGGAAGCCGTTTAATTGGTACTTCTGGTCAGGCTGGAAGTCGTGGTAATAAAAGAATAGGTGTTATATTTACTAGAATAATTTTACCAAGTGGAGTATCTATTATTTTGCCAGACCAGAAAGCCATAGATGGTGTGGGATATCCTGGTCTTGAAGATGAATATACAGAACATAAAGGAGCAGCCTATGGTAGTGCTTTTATGGCTGCACTTTTAGGAGCTGCGGCACAATCAGCAACAGGAAATACATCAGGTGATGATGAAAGAAGTCCTGGACAAGAGGCAGTGAGTGGAGCTGTTGCAGAAATTCTCCGCACGGGAGAAAAATTTGTTGACCGTGAACTTGAAAAACAGCCAACAATAACTATTAATCCTGGTTTTCAGTTTAGTGTGTTTATAAATCAGGATTTGAATTTAGGTGAGTACAATGATTTTTAAATTGTTTATTGCCTTTATTCCGTTATTTGCTGGTTTCTGGATAGCAACACAAAAATTGGCTGAACTTGTAGAGTATAGTTTTCTGCTAGGGGAGCCGTTCATGGTATCTAAAGGAATACCGTATTACTTGCCACACAATTATTTCATCTGGTTTATGAATTTCCACGAGTACATTCCACAGCTTTTTGCTAAAACATACCCATATATTTTTGTGAGTTTTGTTATATCTTTTGTGTTGTTGTTTTTACTTAGGAAAAAACCGGAACTTACCTCTCACGGCAGTGCAAAATTCGGCAGCTACAACGACCTTTTGAAAATGGATTTAATATCCGCAAACGGCGTTGTAATTGGACAATATGATGGCAAATTACTTAGACTGTTTACTGCTTTTTTACGTGCTTTTGAAACTATAAAAAAGGAAAAAGAAGCTTATGCTGAAATGGCATTTGATGATAAGGTAACTCGAAAAAAAGAAGTATATTCGCATAAGTTAGAAAGATTATATGAGAAGTTAAATGATAGTAATGATGAAAAAGAAATAGAAAAGCTGAAGTATTTAGAAAAAGTTTTAAAAGAAAAGATTGATGCTCCAGTTAAATATGATGCTAAAAAAGAAGATAAATTTACCGTTTATCCATATATTTTTTTATATAAAAAGCTTTCTAAATTTTATGCTGGTTGTAAACACTTTTATCTTAGAGATAATTCTAATAAGCATTTAGCAGTTATAGCACCCACTAGAAGTGGTAAAGGTGTCGGGCTTATAATTCCGACGCTTCTTGGTAGCTGGACAAGTTCAGTAATTGTAAATGACATAAAAAGTGAAAACTGGGGAATAACAGCAGGATATAGAAAACGTATGGGGCAAACTGTTATAAAGTTTGAACCAACAGCTGAAGATGGTTCATCAGCTCGTTGGAATCCGCTCGATGAAATCAAAATTGGTACAGCAAGCGAAGTTTCCATGAGCCAAAATCTAGGCATGATAATTGCCGACTACGAAGGGAAAGGCAAGATGGACCACTGGGGACAAAATGCCGCAAACGTTATCTCGCTTGTTATACTGCATATGAAATACGCTCACTTTTCTGACCCGGAAAATTATCCTAATGAGCCTAATTTATATACAGTTGCAGCATTTTTGAAAGCTAATATGTTGCCTATATTTGATGATGATGGTAAACCTGTAATGATATATGTTGATGATGATGGTAATGTTTATGATGAACCGACAAGTGGAACTATTCAACAGCAAAAAGTAGATGTTAAAGGGTTTTTAGATACCCTTAAAAATTTACAAAACTTTGAGCATGTGCCTGATAATGGCATAGATATAGTAGAGTGGGATACAAAAGAACTTAAATATGTAAAAAAACATTTTACGCCAGAAGATTTAAAAAATCTTTATCCAGACGCTACTTCTTTAAATTATATGCCTAATACGCATCCAATTATTTATCAAGGATTTTTAGAGATATTATCTAAAGCAGAACAGGAATGTGCAAGTATAATATCTACTGCTAATACTGCTTTAAAAGAGTATTTAGACCCTGTACTTGCTCAAAATACGGCTGTAAGCGATTTTTGCATTGACGATATGATGAATTATAAAAAACCTGTATCGCTTTATTTAGTTACGCCACCATCGGATATTTTAAGACTTGCTCCTATTTTTAGATTATTTTTTGAAATGATGGTTCGTCATCATGCAAAACGTATAGGTGTTTATAAAAAAGGGAGAGCAAAAAATGTATATAAGCACAAATGTCTATTCTTAATGGATGAATTTTCTTCTCTTGGGAATTTGCAGTCTTTCGCAGCTACATTATCGTATATTGCAGGATATGGAATGAAAGTTTTCCTTATAAATCAGGGGCTTCCGCAAATTAACGGGATATATGGAAAAGACAATCAAATATTAATGAATTGTCATTTGCAGATATTTTATGCTCCGAATGACAATGATACTGGAAAATATGCTGAATCATTGTTAGGTAATAAAACAATAATGGTTCAGTCGACGTCTGACTGTGGACTTTTAACAAAAAAGACTTATTCAAAATCGGCGACAGGTAGAGCTTTAATGACTGCTGATGAAATAAAGCGTTTAGAAGATAAAGAGATAATTGTTGCAAGTGGTAATCCACCAGTAATGACTGAAAAAGTTAAATATTATGAAAGTAATTATTTTTTAAATAAGCTATTAGATGCTCCAATAGTAAGTGATGTAATAAGAAATAATCCTTATCCAAAGAGAGATAAATTAATTAGGGTGAGTAAAATTAATACAAATATAGAGTTTGATTTTACTTATAAGGAGTGAATAAACTATATGAGTATACAGAAATTGACGAAGATGGAACGCAAATATCGCATTTTGCAAGAAGAACAAAATGCAATTTTAAAAAGAATGCAAGAAGAAAAAAGAAATGCAAAAAAAAGGTTAGAAAGTGAGAGGTATAACTATATTATACAAGTGGTTAAAAGACTTAAATTGCCTATAGATAATCCAACAATTATTATAGGAGCTTTAGTTGAAGCTAAAAAGATTATAACTGAAAATAATACTGCCAAAATAAATGAATATATTGAAAAATATAGTTTATTTATTAAGGAAACAGAACAAATAGACATTGGGGATATTGAAAAGAATAGTAAAAATGAGAAGAATGATATATCTTCATCATCTTTAGAAGCTGAAGATAAAGAAGAATATATAAAGGCTCTTGAAGGTGCTTAATATGAGTAAGAATGAAACATTAGATGTAATGTTTGGCAGACAAATAGTAGATTTTATGAATAGAGATGATATAACAGAAATTTATGTAAATGATGATGGTTATATAAGATATATGTCTCATAAAGAAGGTAAAGTAAAGACAAATATTATTTTAAAACCTGAAAAGATATTAGCTATTATTGAGCTTATTGCAGGGCAGGTTGGAAAAGT is drawn from Megamonas funiformis and contains these coding sequences:
- a CDS encoding TrbG/VirB9 family P-type conjugative transfer protein gives rise to the protein MNTKNKILAMTLALNFCIFPASAQQAVYNVNDGKQIATELQYDYYANSLYCINVKVGHVTDIILHEGENFIGAIGGDTKQWMIDKARVGNVTHIYIKPLVNSARTDIIINTDKRSYHFLITATDYYNPIVSFNFPEEIVAQKKTEIKKLNKPTKEEKEFMTIFTESKNGEVVLKDMNYKYKIKANNKRLAEDICPKKVFDDGVRTYIEMPKNRYDLPVLYNVDDMDDEKLTLVNYRIKGKYYIADRVFNHARLQYTSKLYVDIYPVEEGDKK
- a CDS encoding type IV secretion system protein, which encodes MNGEQKFIPSGEPTDVFDKKKGGRFKSYSTFQSDLYNLALDKDVAKKRNLIYLILIIICVIATIFVTTTASYKTYVVRVNEATGEVQTGGELKVTNYTPQESEIRHFLAEFILDTRTIPLDPIQYKNGLEKSKYFMTSEASQKFNALLIKDDPVKKLGRSTIQPEIRSVQLQPGSKSTYQVRWSEEEYSLAGGATGKKTYYVGLFNVGVDNRGQKEADFLINPLGIKIKDMNISREEGQG
- a CDS encoding TrbI/VirB10 family protein; the encoded protein is MSFKEKIENLFHRNKKKSDDELINEELSEGDMGEINFEDVSTEDEVKTLQKKKIMIVGGVIAVVAIAAVVSNAMTNKKVQQQNRPLSSAGIAVSPAQALPDKYSDIAKYNKDSEEEKKLRKDEIRGKSDTKTATNGVVTKQQVNSSGNSGTGATTKNDAKVVYVKPSNNSVSNINSFDKEQQKVEAEAEAKREAMISSSLAFAIASDIANGKPIKEVVSDNINASTVSTEYDNYNDDNFVNYGISYTLNAGTVIPATLLTGITSDVPCGDVVAQIRQDVYDSLTGTHLLIPQGSRLIGTSGQAGSRGNKRIGVIFTRIILPSGVSIILPDQKAIDGVGYPGLEDEYTEHKGAAYGSAFMAALLGAAAQSATGNTSGDDERSPGQEAVSGAVAEILRTGEKFVDRELEKQPTITINPGFQFSVFINQDLNLGEYNDF
- a CDS encoding type IV secretory system conjugative DNA transfer family protein, producing the protein MIFKLFIAFIPLFAGFWIATQKLAELVEYSFLLGEPFMVSKGIPYYLPHNYFIWFMNFHEYIPQLFAKTYPYIFVSFVISFVLLFLLRKKPELTSHGSAKFGSYNDLLKMDLISANGVVIGQYDGKLLRLFTAFLRAFETIKKEKEAYAEMAFDDKVTRKKEVYSHKLERLYEKLNDSNDEKEIEKLKYLEKVLKEKIDAPVKYDAKKEDKFTVYPYIFLYKKLSKFYAGCKHFYLRDNSNKHLAVIAPTRSGKGVGLIIPTLLGSWTSSVIVNDIKSENWGITAGYRKRMGQTVIKFEPTAEDGSSARWNPLDEIKIGTASEVSMSQNLGMIIADYEGKGKMDHWGQNAANVISLVILHMKYAHFSDPENYPNEPNLYTVAAFLKANMLPIFDDDGKPVMIYVDDDGNVYDEPTSGTIQQQKVDVKGFLDTLKNLQNFEHVPDNGIDIVEWDTKELKYVKKHFTPEDLKNLYPDATSLNYMPNTHPIIYQGFLEILSKAEQECASIISTANTALKEYLDPVLAQNTAVSDFCIDDMMNYKKPVSLYLVTPPSDILRLAPIFRLFFEMMVRHHAKRIGVYKKGRAKNVYKHKCLFLMDEFSSLGNLQSFAATLSYIAGYGMKVFLINQGLPQINGIYGKDNQILMNCHLQIFYAPNDNDTGKYAESLLGNKTIMVQSTSDCGLLTKKTYSKSATGRALMTADEIKRLEDKEIIVASGNPPVMTEKVKYYESNYFLNKLLDAPIVSDVIRNNPYPKRDKLIRVSKINTNIEFDFTYKE